Proteins encoded together in one Hevea brasiliensis isolate MT/VB/25A 57/8 chromosome 16, ASM3005281v1, whole genome shotgun sequence window:
- the LOC110649679 gene encoding DIS3-like exonuclease 2 isoform X2: MRGATEQSSSVVVERVEDGGDKDKEKKKNKRRSNRRSKQNSPNPVNETRGDLSNACGSGVKTKSYASSMCSMSRQPELDAHALCEHGLTSVSNVAFNSMPTMHINEEVEHILPSDLGGQTFSKSCAEPIAGGVPLGRCMNKDLLPFYHFDDNSRGKIFAPHWSMEATNEAVEKDDAFKALFRVNAHNRLEAYCKIEGVLTDVLISGIAAQNRAVEGDIVVIKVDPLPLWTKMKGSNGPPVNVSLAEDCNLVVEASETADGNCKGKSKVDVDYEYAEPESFSIPQKGIHYDDSSCAGEGIHQELNVPVDYNFGNGYHPSASDSSHFRYSSGQSEVMNGVDRLCAMINSYPLKRPTGRVVAIIERSLRRDAIVGFLNVKQWFYYREGFKKDAKENKNSSSISACEYIQLTPTDPKFPKMMVLMQSLPDSIKKRLERGDPTIEMELVGAHIDNWDEESPFPYARVSHIFGRGSEMEPQINAILFENAIYFSEFYSESLSCLPSKAWEVPAEELTIRRDLRNLCIFTIDPSTATDLDDALSVERLPNGSVRVGVHIADVSYFVLPDTALDKEAQSRSTSVYMLRRKLPMLPPLLSENLGSLNPGEDRLAFSIFWDLNSVGEILDHWIGRTVIRSCCKLSYELALDMVDGMISEETCDTLGNRLPLLHGPFEWPDVIRSVKILHEISKTLRQKRFNDGALQLESSKIFFLFDEYGIPYDSMLSEQEESSFLVEEFMLLANRTAAEVISRAFPDSALLRRHPEPNMRKLREFEAFCCKHGLELDTSSGHFHQSLEHIREKLKDDSVLFDIVMSYASRPMQLATYFCSGVMKDNINDWGHYALAIPFYTHFTSPLRRYPDIVVHRTLAAAIEAEELYTRSRKISHKVRLGEELTRFFTGIYFDKDAAESSEGREALSAAAIKHRVPCTELLAGVAAYSNDRKLASRHVKDACDKLCMWVLLKKKEFLLSDARVLGLGPRFMTIYIQKLAIERRIYYEEVEGLTVEWLEATSTLVLNLCAYKRTFKRASPGNYRALNEVAWVISPCNLNAEAGRVGRFANECNATPSGKNGLASQHVDPVSESEIEPVVFPLTVRLLSTIPVALHAVGGDDGPIDIGVRLYVSSYFS, from the exons ATGAGGGGAGCTACTGAGCAATCGTCGTCTGTGGTGGTTGAGAGGGTTGAGGACGGTGGAGATAAGgataaggagaagaagaagaataagcgCCGATCTAATCGTCGATCTAAGCAGAACTCTCCTAATccag TGAATGAAACACGCGGGGATTTGTCAAATGCATGTGGAAGTGGTGTCAAAACAAAAAGTTATGCGTCATCCATGTGTTCTATGTCAAGGCAACCAGAATTAGATGCTCATGCTCTGTGTGAGCATGGGCTGACTTCCGTGTCAAATGTTGCTTTCAATTCCATGCCCACTATGCATATAAATGAGGAAGTGGAACACATACTGCCATCTGATCTTGGTGGGCAAACATTTTCAAAATCATGTGCTGAACCAATTGCTGGTGGAGTTCCCCTTGGAAGATGTATGAACAAGGATTTGCTTCCTTTCTATCATTTTGATGATAATTCTCGAGGTAAAATTTTTGCTCCACACTGGTCCATGGAGGCTACTAATGAGGCAGTAGAG AAAGATGATGCATTTAAAGCATTATTTCGAGTAAATGCCCACAATAGACTTGAG GCATACTGCAAGATTGAGGGAGTTTTGACAGATGTTCTCATTAGTGGCATTGCTGCACAGAATAGAGCT GTGGAAGGGGACATAGTGGTCATCAAGGTTGATCCATTGCCACTCTGGACTAAGATGAAAGGGTCAAATGGACCACCTGTCAATGTTTCTTTGGCAGAAGATTGCAATTTGGTTGTAGAAGCCAGTGAGACAGCTGATGGTAACTGCAAGGGTAAAAGTAAAGTGGATGTGGATTACGAATATGCTGAGCCTGAAAGTTTCTCCATTCcccagaagggaattcattaTGATGATAGTTCTTGTGCTGGTGAAGGAATTCACCAGGAGCTGAATGTTCCAGTGGACTATAATTTTGGTAATGGGTATCATCCCTCTGCTTCAGATTCTTCACATTTTCGTTATTCTTCTGGGCAGAGTGAAGTTATGAATGGTGTGGACAGGCTATGTGCTATGATTAATTCATACCCATTAAAACGACCAACTGGTAGAGTCGTTGCCATCATTGAAAGGTCCCTTCGTCGAGATGCTATTGTTGGTTTTTTAAATGTTAAGCAGTGGTTTTACTACAGGGAAGGTTTTAAAAAAGATGCAAAAGAGAACAAAAATTCATCATCCATCTCTGCTTGTGAATATATTCAACTTACACCAACTGATCCAAAATTTCCCAAAATGATGGTACTTATGCAAAGCTTGCCTGACTCTATCAAGAAAAGATTGGAGAGAGGAGACCCAACAATTGAGATGGAGCTGGTAGGTGCACATATTGATAATTGGGATGAAGAAAGTCCTTTTCCATATGCCCGTGTATCACACATTTTTGGACGGGGTAGTGAAATGGAGCCACAAATCAAtgcaattttatttgagaatgcaATTTATTTTTCTGAATTTTATTCTGAATCTCTTTCTTGCTTGCCAAGCAAAGCTTGGGAAGTGCCAGCAGAGGAGCTTACAATTAGAAGAGACCTTAGAAATTTGTGCATATTTACCATCGACCCTTCCACTGCTACTGACTTAGACGATGCTCTTTCTGTTGAAAGGTTGCCCAATGGCAGTGTCAGAGTTGGTGTTCACATTGCTGATGTGTCATATTTTGTGTTGCCTGATACAGCCCTAGACAAAGAAGCTCAGAGTCGATCAACAAGTGTCTATATGTTGCGTCGCAAATTACCAATGTTACCTCCCCTTCTTTCTGAGAATCTGGGCTCACTTAACCCTGGAGAAGATAGACTTGCATTTTCTATTTTCTGGGACTTGAACAGTGTTGGAGAGATCTTGGATCATTGGATAGGTCGCACTGTGATACGATCTTGTTGCAAGCTGTCATATGAACTTGCTCTGGATATGGTTGATGGGATGATTAGTGAGGAGACCTGTGACACATTAGGAAATCGACTGCCTCTGTTGCATGGTCCTTTTGAATGGCCAGATGTCATTAGATCTGTCAAAATTCTTCATGAAATTTCAAAGACTTTGAGGCAGAAGAGGTTTAATGATGGGGCTCTACAGCTTGAAagttccaaaattttttttctatttgatgAATATGGAATTCCATATGATAGTATGCTTTCTGAGCAGGAGGAGTCCAGTTTTCTAGTTGAGGAGTTCATGCTTTTGGCAAATAGGACAGCTGCTGAAGTTATATCTAGAGCTTTCCCAGATAGTGCACTATTGCGGAGGCATCCTGAACCTAATATGCGGAAGCTTAGAGAGTTTGAAGCTTTTTGTTGCAAGCATGGTCTAGAATTGGACACTTCTTCTGGTCACTTCCATCAGTCGTTGGAGCACATCAGAGAAAAGCTGAAGGATGACAGTGTGTTGTTCGATATTGTGATGTCTTATGCTTCAAGACCAATGCAGTTGGCAACCTACTTTTGCAGTGGTGTTATGAAAGATAATATCAATGATTGGGGTCATTATGCACTGGCTATTCCTTTCTACACACATTTTACTTCACCCTTGCGTCGATATCCAGATATAGTTGTACATCGGACATTGGCTGCAGCTATTGAAGCAGAGGAATTGTATACAAGAAGTAGAAAAATATCACATAAAGTGAGATTGGGAGAGGAACTGACAAGATTTTTCACTGGTATTTACTTTGATAAAGATGCAGCAGAATCCTCAGAAGGCAGGGAAGCATTATCAGCTGCAGCAATCAAACATAGAGTTCCCTGCACTGAATTACTTGCGGGTGTTGCTGCTTACAGTAATGATAGAAAGCTGGCTAGTAGGCATGTTAAAGATGCCTGTGATAAGCTATGCATGTGGGTTTTGCTGAAGAAGAAAGAG TTTTTATTGTCAGATGCTAGAGTTTTGGGTCTGGGGCCCAGGTTTATGACCATTTATATCCAAAAACTAGCT ATCGAACGAAGGATATATTATGAGGAAGTTGAAGGCTTGACAGTGGAATGGCTTGAGGCTACATCAACATTGGTGCTAAATTTGTGTGCCTACAAACGCACATTTAAAAGGGCTAGCCCTGGTAATTACAGAGCACTTAATGAGGTTGCATGGGTCATAAGTCCATGTAACCTGAATGCGGAAGCTGGCAGAGTTGGAAGGTTTGCGAATGAGTGCAATGCCACACCTTCAGGCAAGAATGGTTTGGCATCCCAGCATGTAGATCCTGTTTCAGAGTCTGAGATTGAGCCTGTTGTTTTCCCCCTCACTGTCCGTCTCCTTTCAACAATTCCTGTTGCACTTCATGCAGTTGGCGGGGATGATGGACCCATTGATATTGGGGTGAGGCTATATGTGAGCTCATATTTTAGCTAA
- the LOC110649679 gene encoding DIS3-like exonuclease 2 isoform X1: MRGATEQSSSVVVERVEDGGDKDKEKKKNKRRSNRRSKQNSPNPASISVNETRGDLSNACGSGVKTKSYASSMCSMSRQPELDAHALCEHGLTSVSNVAFNSMPTMHINEEVEHILPSDLGGQTFSKSCAEPIAGGVPLGRCMNKDLLPFYHFDDNSRGKIFAPHWSMEATNEAVEKDDAFKALFRVNAHNRLEAYCKIEGVLTDVLISGIAAQNRAVEGDIVVIKVDPLPLWTKMKGSNGPPVNVSLAEDCNLVVEASETADGNCKGKSKVDVDYEYAEPESFSIPQKGIHYDDSSCAGEGIHQELNVPVDYNFGNGYHPSASDSSHFRYSSGQSEVMNGVDRLCAMINSYPLKRPTGRVVAIIERSLRRDAIVGFLNVKQWFYYREGFKKDAKENKNSSSISACEYIQLTPTDPKFPKMMVLMQSLPDSIKKRLERGDPTIEMELVGAHIDNWDEESPFPYARVSHIFGRGSEMEPQINAILFENAIYFSEFYSESLSCLPSKAWEVPAEELTIRRDLRNLCIFTIDPSTATDLDDALSVERLPNGSVRVGVHIADVSYFVLPDTALDKEAQSRSTSVYMLRRKLPMLPPLLSENLGSLNPGEDRLAFSIFWDLNSVGEILDHWIGRTVIRSCCKLSYELALDMVDGMISEETCDTLGNRLPLLHGPFEWPDVIRSVKILHEISKTLRQKRFNDGALQLESSKIFFLFDEYGIPYDSMLSEQEESSFLVEEFMLLANRTAAEVISRAFPDSALLRRHPEPNMRKLREFEAFCCKHGLELDTSSGHFHQSLEHIREKLKDDSVLFDIVMSYASRPMQLATYFCSGVMKDNINDWGHYALAIPFYTHFTSPLRRYPDIVVHRTLAAAIEAEELYTRSRKISHKVRLGEELTRFFTGIYFDKDAAESSEGREALSAAAIKHRVPCTELLAGVAAYSNDRKLASRHVKDACDKLCMWVLLKKKEFLLSDARVLGLGPRFMTIYIQKLAIERRIYYEEVEGLTVEWLEATSTLVLNLCAYKRTFKRASPGNYRALNEVAWVISPCNLNAEAGRVGRFANECNATPSGKNGLASQHVDPVSESEIEPVVFPLTVRLLSTIPVALHAVGGDDGPIDIGVRLYVSSYFS; the protein is encoded by the exons ATGAGGGGAGCTACTGAGCAATCGTCGTCTGTGGTGGTTGAGAGGGTTGAGGACGGTGGAGATAAGgataaggagaagaagaagaataagcgCCGATCTAATCGTCGATCTAAGCAGAACTCTCCTAATccag CTTCTATTTCAGTGAATGAAACACGCGGGGATTTGTCAAATGCATGTGGAAGTGGTGTCAAAACAAAAAGTTATGCGTCATCCATGTGTTCTATGTCAAGGCAACCAGAATTAGATGCTCATGCTCTGTGTGAGCATGGGCTGACTTCCGTGTCAAATGTTGCTTTCAATTCCATGCCCACTATGCATATAAATGAGGAAGTGGAACACATACTGCCATCTGATCTTGGTGGGCAAACATTTTCAAAATCATGTGCTGAACCAATTGCTGGTGGAGTTCCCCTTGGAAGATGTATGAACAAGGATTTGCTTCCTTTCTATCATTTTGATGATAATTCTCGAGGTAAAATTTTTGCTCCACACTGGTCCATGGAGGCTACTAATGAGGCAGTAGAG AAAGATGATGCATTTAAAGCATTATTTCGAGTAAATGCCCACAATAGACTTGAG GCATACTGCAAGATTGAGGGAGTTTTGACAGATGTTCTCATTAGTGGCATTGCTGCACAGAATAGAGCT GTGGAAGGGGACATAGTGGTCATCAAGGTTGATCCATTGCCACTCTGGACTAAGATGAAAGGGTCAAATGGACCACCTGTCAATGTTTCTTTGGCAGAAGATTGCAATTTGGTTGTAGAAGCCAGTGAGACAGCTGATGGTAACTGCAAGGGTAAAAGTAAAGTGGATGTGGATTACGAATATGCTGAGCCTGAAAGTTTCTCCATTCcccagaagggaattcattaTGATGATAGTTCTTGTGCTGGTGAAGGAATTCACCAGGAGCTGAATGTTCCAGTGGACTATAATTTTGGTAATGGGTATCATCCCTCTGCTTCAGATTCTTCACATTTTCGTTATTCTTCTGGGCAGAGTGAAGTTATGAATGGTGTGGACAGGCTATGTGCTATGATTAATTCATACCCATTAAAACGACCAACTGGTAGAGTCGTTGCCATCATTGAAAGGTCCCTTCGTCGAGATGCTATTGTTGGTTTTTTAAATGTTAAGCAGTGGTTTTACTACAGGGAAGGTTTTAAAAAAGATGCAAAAGAGAACAAAAATTCATCATCCATCTCTGCTTGTGAATATATTCAACTTACACCAACTGATCCAAAATTTCCCAAAATGATGGTACTTATGCAAAGCTTGCCTGACTCTATCAAGAAAAGATTGGAGAGAGGAGACCCAACAATTGAGATGGAGCTGGTAGGTGCACATATTGATAATTGGGATGAAGAAAGTCCTTTTCCATATGCCCGTGTATCACACATTTTTGGACGGGGTAGTGAAATGGAGCCACAAATCAAtgcaattttatttgagaatgcaATTTATTTTTCTGAATTTTATTCTGAATCTCTTTCTTGCTTGCCAAGCAAAGCTTGGGAAGTGCCAGCAGAGGAGCTTACAATTAGAAGAGACCTTAGAAATTTGTGCATATTTACCATCGACCCTTCCACTGCTACTGACTTAGACGATGCTCTTTCTGTTGAAAGGTTGCCCAATGGCAGTGTCAGAGTTGGTGTTCACATTGCTGATGTGTCATATTTTGTGTTGCCTGATACAGCCCTAGACAAAGAAGCTCAGAGTCGATCAACAAGTGTCTATATGTTGCGTCGCAAATTACCAATGTTACCTCCCCTTCTTTCTGAGAATCTGGGCTCACTTAACCCTGGAGAAGATAGACTTGCATTTTCTATTTTCTGGGACTTGAACAGTGTTGGAGAGATCTTGGATCATTGGATAGGTCGCACTGTGATACGATCTTGTTGCAAGCTGTCATATGAACTTGCTCTGGATATGGTTGATGGGATGATTAGTGAGGAGACCTGTGACACATTAGGAAATCGACTGCCTCTGTTGCATGGTCCTTTTGAATGGCCAGATGTCATTAGATCTGTCAAAATTCTTCATGAAATTTCAAAGACTTTGAGGCAGAAGAGGTTTAATGATGGGGCTCTACAGCTTGAAagttccaaaattttttttctatttgatgAATATGGAATTCCATATGATAGTATGCTTTCTGAGCAGGAGGAGTCCAGTTTTCTAGTTGAGGAGTTCATGCTTTTGGCAAATAGGACAGCTGCTGAAGTTATATCTAGAGCTTTCCCAGATAGTGCACTATTGCGGAGGCATCCTGAACCTAATATGCGGAAGCTTAGAGAGTTTGAAGCTTTTTGTTGCAAGCATGGTCTAGAATTGGACACTTCTTCTGGTCACTTCCATCAGTCGTTGGAGCACATCAGAGAAAAGCTGAAGGATGACAGTGTGTTGTTCGATATTGTGATGTCTTATGCTTCAAGACCAATGCAGTTGGCAACCTACTTTTGCAGTGGTGTTATGAAAGATAATATCAATGATTGGGGTCATTATGCACTGGCTATTCCTTTCTACACACATTTTACTTCACCCTTGCGTCGATATCCAGATATAGTTGTACATCGGACATTGGCTGCAGCTATTGAAGCAGAGGAATTGTATACAAGAAGTAGAAAAATATCACATAAAGTGAGATTGGGAGAGGAACTGACAAGATTTTTCACTGGTATTTACTTTGATAAAGATGCAGCAGAATCCTCAGAAGGCAGGGAAGCATTATCAGCTGCAGCAATCAAACATAGAGTTCCCTGCACTGAATTACTTGCGGGTGTTGCTGCTTACAGTAATGATAGAAAGCTGGCTAGTAGGCATGTTAAAGATGCCTGTGATAAGCTATGCATGTGGGTTTTGCTGAAGAAGAAAGAG TTTTTATTGTCAGATGCTAGAGTTTTGGGTCTGGGGCCCAGGTTTATGACCATTTATATCCAAAAACTAGCT ATCGAACGAAGGATATATTATGAGGAAGTTGAAGGCTTGACAGTGGAATGGCTTGAGGCTACATCAACATTGGTGCTAAATTTGTGTGCCTACAAACGCACATTTAAAAGGGCTAGCCCTGGTAATTACAGAGCACTTAATGAGGTTGCATGGGTCATAAGTCCATGTAACCTGAATGCGGAAGCTGGCAGAGTTGGAAGGTTTGCGAATGAGTGCAATGCCACACCTTCAGGCAAGAATGGTTTGGCATCCCAGCATGTAGATCCTGTTTCAGAGTCTGAGATTGAGCCTGTTGTTTTCCCCCTCACTGTCCGTCTCCTTTCAACAATTCCTGTTGCACTTCATGCAGTTGGCGGGGATGATGGACCCATTGATATTGGGGTGAGGCTATATGTGAGCTCATATTTTAGCTAA